One part of the Parabacteroides distasonis ATCC 8503 genome encodes these proteins:
- a CDS encoding arylsulfatase, whose product MTKLGVLFSVLGVGAGCIPAFAQKQLPNIIVMLSDDQGWGDLGFTGNTFVQTPNIDRIAHEGTILENFYVCPVSSPTRAEFLTGRYHVRSGVNSTTGGGERFNLGEKTIAEYFREAGYATSLFGKWHSGTQYPYHPNARGFEEFYGFCSGHWGNYWNPVLEHNGEIISGEGFIIDDLTDKALDYIRDHKEHPFFMFLSYNTPHSPMQVPDSWWNRVKDRTLSQRATFPEQEDTTFTKAALALAENLDWNIGRVLSLLHSLDLEQETIVIYFSDNGPNSFRWNGGMKGRKGSTDEGGVRSPFCIRWPGHIRKGAVETQLSGAIDLIPTLLGLAGIEYTPLRKLDGIDWGQRLLDEKAPAIDRVLYSYWGGKTSVRISYYLLDAEDHLYKTDIDREQRKDVSDKEPEIYERMKRYSNWFKDELLADFPKKDTRPFIIGHPRETYSKLPARDARISGPIERSNRYPNCSYFTNWKSPEAEISWNVEVEESGLFEAFIYYTCDKRNIGSTFELRTDRDAENLVFTLDQVNDQPMLGADLDRVLREESYVKGFAPCSVGMISLSKGAATLSLQAKTIRNEEAMNFWMLVLKRVK is encoded by the coding sequence ATGACAAAGTTAGGCGTATTGTTTAGTGTTTTGGGAGTGGGGGCCGGTTGTATTCCGGCTTTCGCTCAAAAACAACTCCCCAATATCATCGTAATGTTATCGGATGACCAAGGTTGGGGCGATTTGGGCTTCACGGGGAATACCTTCGTGCAAACTCCTAATATAGATCGTATCGCTCATGAGGGAACGATTTTGGAGAATTTTTATGTCTGTCCGGTGTCATCCCCGACGAGGGCGGAGTTCTTGACCGGACGCTATCATGTACGGAGTGGCGTTAATTCTACGACCGGGGGAGGCGAGCGCTTTAATCTAGGAGAGAAAACGATCGCGGAATATTTCCGGGAGGCCGGATACGCTACCTCTCTATTTGGAAAATGGCATAGTGGTACGCAATATCCCTACCATCCGAACGCAAGGGGCTTCGAGGAGTTCTATGGTTTTTGTTCCGGGCATTGGGGGAATTATTGGAACCCGGTGTTGGAACATAACGGAGAGATTATTTCGGGCGAGGGCTTTATCATAGATGATCTGACCGATAAAGCCTTGGATTATATACGTGATCATAAAGAACATCCATTCTTTATGTTCTTGTCTTATAACACACCTCATAGTCCGATGCAAGTCCCGGATAGTTGGTGGAACCGTGTAAAAGATCGTACCTTGTCGCAGCGAGCTACTTTCCCGGAGCAAGAAGATACTACGTTTACGAAAGCGGCTTTGGCCTTGGCCGAGAATTTAGATTGGAATATCGGACGTGTATTGTCTTTGTTACATTCATTGGATTTGGAACAAGAGACGATTGTTATTTATTTCTCGGATAACGGCCCGAATAGTTTCCGGTGGAATGGTGGGATGAAAGGGCGAAAAGGCTCTACGGATGAAGGGGGTGTTCGTTCGCCGTTTTGTATCCGTTGGCCGGGACACATAAGGAAAGGGGCCGTGGAAACCCAGTTGTCCGGGGCTATAGACTTAATCCCTACTTTATTAGGTTTGGCGGGAATAGAATATACCCCGTTAAGGAAACTGGACGGAATCGATTGGGGACAGCGATTGCTGGATGAGAAAGCTCCTGCTATAGATCGGGTTTTATATAGTTATTGGGGAGGTAAGACGAGTGTGCGTATCTCATATTATCTATTGGATGCGGAAGATCATTTATATAAAACGGATATAGATCGTGAGCAACGGAAGGATGTATCGGATAAAGAACCCGAGATATATGAGCGGATGAAGCGTTATTCGAATTGGTTTAAGGATGAGTTACTGGCGGATTTCCCGAAGAAGGATACCCGTCCGTTTATAATCGGTCATCCGCGGGAAACCTATTCAAAGCTACCGGCCCGGGATGCGAGGATATCTGGCCCGATCGAACGCTCCAACCGTTATCCGAATTGTTCTTATTTTACGAATTGGAAAAGCCCGGAAGCGGAGATAAGCTGGAATGTGGAGGTTGAGGAATCCGGTTTGTTCGAGGCTTTTATCTATTATACTTGCGATAAACGAAATATAGGCTCTACTTTTGAACTTCGTACGGACCGGGATGCCGAGAATCTTGTATTTACATTGGATCAAGTAAATGACCAACCCATGCTCGGTGCGGATTTGGATAGGGTTCTCCGGGAGGAGTCTTATGTGAAAGGATTTGCTCCTTGCTCTGTCGGTATGATTTCCTTATCGAAAGGTGCGGCTACTTTATCCTTGCAAGCGAAAACGATCCGGAATGAGGAGGCCATGAATTTTTGGATGTTGGTGCTAAAACGAGTGAAATGA
- the rpsF gene encoding 30S ribosomal protein S6: MNNYETVFILTPVLSDAQMKEAVEKFTNLLKAQGAEIVNEENWGLRKLAYPIDKKTTGFYQLVEFKADPSVIATLELNFRRDERVIRFLTFRQDKYAAEYAAKRRNLKSSKETVKENN, translated from the coding sequence ATGAACAATTACGAAACCGTTTTCATTTTGACTCCCGTTTTGTCTGACGCTCAGATGAAGGAAGCGGTAGAGAAATTCACGAACCTTCTGAAAGCTCAAGGAGCTGAGATCGTGAATGAAGAGAACTGGGGCTTGCGCAAGTTAGCTTATCCTATCGACAAGAAGACAACAGGCTTCTACCAGTTGGTTGAATTCAAGGCAGATCCTAGTGTTATCGCTACGTTGGAGTTGAACTTCCGTCGTGACGAGCGTGTGATCCGCTTCTTGACTTTCCGTCAAGACAAGTATGCCGCAGAATATGCAGCTAAGAGAAGAAATCTGAAATCATCTAAAGAAACAGTAAAGGAGAATAATTAA
- the rpsR gene encoding 30S ribosomal protein S18, with translation MAATQSEIRYLTPPSVDVKKKKYCRFKKNGIKYIDYKDPEFLKKFLNEQGKILPRRITGTSLKFQRRVAQAVKRARHLALLPYVTDLMK, from the coding sequence ATGGCAGCAACTCAATCAGAAATCAGATATTTAACTCCGCCTTCAGTAGACGTTAAGAAGAAAAAATATTGCCGTTTCAAAAAGAACGGTATCAAGTATATCGATTATAAGGATCCTGAATTCTTGAAGAAATTCTTGAACGAGCAAGGTAAGATCCTTCCGCGTCGTATCACTGGTACTTCCTTGAAGTTCCAACGTCGTGTGGCTCAGGCTGTAAAGCGTGCTCGTCACTTGGCTTTGCTTCCTTACGTGACCGATTTGATGAAATAA
- the rplI gene encoding 50S ribosomal protein L9 → MQVILKEDVVNLGYKDDIVTVKDGYGRNFLIPTGKAVIASESAKKVLAENLKQRAHKLAKIKEDAQTLAAKLEGVALTIGAKTSSTGTIFGSVTNIQVAEALAKAGFENIDRKIIYIKESVKEVGSYKAVLKLHKEVSVEVPFEVVSE, encoded by the coding sequence ATGCAAGTTATTTTGAAAGAAGATGTAGTGAATTTAGGCTACAAAGACGATATCGTAACAGTAAAAGACGGTTACGGACGTAACTTTCTAATCCCCACGGGTAAGGCAGTGATCGCTTCAGAGTCTGCTAAGAAAGTATTGGCTGAGAACTTGAAGCAACGTGCCCACAAATTGGCTAAGATCAAGGAAGACGCTCAGACTTTGGCCGCTAAGTTAGAGGGTGTAGCTTTGACGATTGGTGCTAAGACTAGCTCTACAGGTACGATCTTCGGTTCTGTAACGAATATCCAAGTTGCTGAGGCTTTGGCTAAGGCTGGTTTCGAGAATATCGATCGTAAGATTATCTATATCAAGGAGTCTGTTAAGGAAGTAGGTAGCTATAAGGCTGTTTTGAAACTTCACAAAGAGGTTTCCGTTGAGGTTCCTTTCGAGGTTGTTTCTGAATAA